From Coffea arabica cultivar ET-39 chromosome 2e, Coffea Arabica ET-39 HiFi, whole genome shotgun sequence, the proteins below share one genomic window:
- the LOC113731799 gene encoding uncharacterized protein isoform X2, translating into MPPVTRRAWKAFQRSRGLSTCSSKSAQGENDLQLCLTNYFRNLTRLYISFKRRGTGMGWDSTNYTFMMDDDRWRHLLQVNKGYGRFYDRSCLVFYLLEEVFMNQGATGDLSAEHGLSPPNSEDELEMENAARRGRGKTAVDVSSSDEEVEVPTTRKGKGKVKKGKRKRKSGDMSTDSFFSGSSPQFQQYFRVLDSLETHLSCKNSSSMSGSVSSPSKTAHPPFDAYAELKAALAKLCALNLDINARLRVADALKDPSERAIWFTCKTDIDRLAFVRHRGFLSPV; encoded by the exons ATGCCCCCTGTGACTCGGCGTGCTTGGAAGG CTTTTCAAAGAAGTAGGGGATTAAGCACTTGTTCTTCGAAGTCGGCGCAAGGAGAAAACGATTTGCAACTATGCCTCACTAACTACTTCAGG AACTTGACCAGGCTGTATATTTCATTTAAGAGACGAGGCACTGGTATGGGTTGGGACTCTACCAACTATACTTTTATGATGGACGATGACCGGTGGAGGCATCTACTTCAG GTGAACAAGGgctatggaagattttatgacaGATCATGTCTTGTCTTCTATTTGCTTGAAGAAGTGTTCATGAATCAGGGAGCTACTGGGGACCTTAGCGCTGAACATGGACTATCACCCCCCAACTCGGAAGACGAGTTGGAAATGGAAAATGCTGCTAGACGTGGTAGAGGAAAGACTGCTGTAGACGTCAGTTCATCAGATGAAGAAGTTGAAGTGCCGACGACTCGGAAAGGGAAAGGAAAGGTGAAGAAAGGCAAAAGAAAGCGCAAATCGGGCGATATGTCGACCGATTCATTCTTCTCTGGTTCATCCCCCCAATTCCAGCAGTACTTCCGTGTTCTAGACAGTCTTGAGACCCATTTGAGTTGCAAAAATAGCAGTAGCATGAGTGGTTCAGTCTCTTCACCATCGAAGACTGCACATCCTCCTTTCGATGCTTATGCCGAGTTAAAAGCTGCCTTGGCCAAGCTCTGCGCTCTAAACCTGGACATTAATGCGCGCCTGAGGGTTGCTGATGCATTAAAGGACCCTTCAGAGCGGGCCATTTGGTTCACCTGCAAGACAGATATTGATCGTCTTGCGTTTGTGAGACACCGGGGGTTCCTATCCCCAGTATAG
- the LOC113731799 gene encoding uncharacterized protein isoform X3: MPPVTRRAWKAFQRSRGLSTCSSKSAQGENDLQLCLTNYFRRRGTGMGWDSTNYTFMMDDDRWRHLLQVNKGYGRFYDRSCLVFYLLEEVFMNQGATGDLSAEHGLSPPNSEDELEMENAARRGRGKTAVDVSSSDEEVEVPTTRKGKGKVKKGKRKRKSGDMSTDSFFSGSSPQFQQYFRVLDSLETHLSCKNSSSMSGSVSSPSKTAHPPFDAYAELKAALAKLCALNLDINARLRVADALKDPSERAIWFTCKTDIDRLAFVRHRGFLSPV; the protein is encoded by the exons ATGCCCCCTGTGACTCGGCGTGCTTGGAAGG CTTTTCAAAGAAGTAGGGGATTAAGCACTTGTTCTTCGAAGTCGGCGCAAGGAGAAAACGATTTGCAACTATGCCTCACTAACTACTTCAGG AGACGAGGCACTGGTATGGGTTGGGACTCTACCAACTATACTTTTATGATGGACGATGACCGGTGGAGGCATCTACTTCAG GTGAACAAGGgctatggaagattttatgacaGATCATGTCTTGTCTTCTATTTGCTTGAAGAAGTGTTCATGAATCAGGGAGCTACTGGGGACCTTAGCGCTGAACATGGACTATCACCCCCCAACTCGGAAGACGAGTTGGAAATGGAAAATGCTGCTAGACGTGGTAGAGGAAAGACTGCTGTAGACGTCAGTTCATCAGATGAAGAAGTTGAAGTGCCGACGACTCGGAAAGGGAAAGGAAAGGTGAAGAAAGGCAAAAGAAAGCGCAAATCGGGCGATATGTCGACCGATTCATTCTTCTCTGGTTCATCCCCCCAATTCCAGCAGTACTTCCGTGTTCTAGACAGTCTTGAGACCCATTTGAGTTGCAAAAATAGCAGTAGCATGAGTGGTTCAGTCTCTTCACCATCGAAGACTGCACATCCTCCTTTCGATGCTTATGCCGAGTTAAAAGCTGCCTTGGCCAAGCTCTGCGCTCTAAACCTGGACATTAATGCGCGCCTGAGGGTTGCTGATGCATTAAAGGACCCTTCAGAGCGGGCCATTTGGTTCACCTGCAAGACAGATATTGATCGTCTTGCGTTTGTGAGACACCGGGGGTTCCTATCCCCAGTATAG
- the LOC113731799 gene encoding uncharacterized protein isoform X1, with protein MPPVTRRAWKAFQRSRGLSTCSSKSAQGENDLQLCLTNYFREKKMSRPRVKYSEHNTFTPEHEIAFAQHLVNMHRNGEISSHNIGSRVIPEITRMLNETFGTSFPRNTIQSKYYALQNLTRLYISFKRRGTGMGWDSTNYTFMMDDDRWRHLLQVNKGYGRFYDRSCLVFYLLEEVFMNQGATGDLSAEHGLSPPNSEDELEMENAARRGRGKTAVDVSSSDEEVEVPTTRKGKGKVKKGKRKRKSGDMSTDSFFSGSSPQFQQYFRVLDSLETHLSCKNSSSMSGSVSSPSKTAHPPFDAYAELKAALAKLCALNLDINARLRVADALKDPSERAIWFTCKTDIDRLAFVRHRGFLSPV; from the exons ATGCCCCCTGTGACTCGGCGTGCTTGGAAGG CTTTTCAAAGAAGTAGGGGATTAAGCACTTGTTCTTCGAAGTCGGCGCAAGGAGAAAACGATTTGCAACTATGCCTCACTAACTACTTCAGG gaaaaaaagatgaGTCGACCGCGAGTGAAGTACTCGGAACATAACACTTTCACCCCAGAACATGAAATTGCATTTGCCCAACATCTTGTCAATATGCATAGGAATGGAGAAATATCGTCTCATAACATCGGGAGTCGTGTCATCCCCGAGATTACTAGGATGCTTAATGAAACTTTTGGCACTTCATTCCCCCGCAACACTATTCAGTCGAAATACTATGCCCTTCAGAACTTGACCAGGCTGTATATTTCATTTAAGAGACGAGGCACTGGTATGGGTTGGGACTCTACCAACTATACTTTTATGATGGACGATGACCGGTGGAGGCATCTACTTCAG GTGAACAAGGgctatggaagattttatgacaGATCATGTCTTGTCTTCTATTTGCTTGAAGAAGTGTTCATGAATCAGGGAGCTACTGGGGACCTTAGCGCTGAACATGGACTATCACCCCCCAACTCGGAAGACGAGTTGGAAATGGAAAATGCTGCTAGACGTGGTAGAGGAAAGACTGCTGTAGACGTCAGTTCATCAGATGAAGAAGTTGAAGTGCCGACGACTCGGAAAGGGAAAGGAAAGGTGAAGAAAGGCAAAAGAAAGCGCAAATCGGGCGATATGTCGACCGATTCATTCTTCTCTGGTTCATCCCCCCAATTCCAGCAGTACTTCCGTGTTCTAGACAGTCTTGAGACCCATTTGAGTTGCAAAAATAGCAGTAGCATGAGTGGTTCAGTCTCTTCACCATCGAAGACTGCACATCCTCCTTTCGATGCTTATGCCGAGTTAAAAGCTGCCTTGGCCAAGCTCTGCGCTCTAAACCTGGACATTAATGCGCGCCTGAGGGTTGCTGATGCATTAAAGGACCCTTCAGAGCGGGCCATTTGGTTCACCTGCAAGACAGATATTGATCGTCTTGCGTTTGTGAGACACCGGGGGTTCCTATCCCCAGTATAG